A section of the Humulus lupulus chromosome 2, drHumLupu1.1, whole genome shotgun sequence genome encodes:
- the LOC133814850 gene encoding uncharacterized protein LOC133814850 has product MATSASHYLLDESVEALNQIDGISGEVYAKAIEKFENEDKISLNVARFNKDNLLDDSDNEFGEILLYFACEEYNQLYLSKQPCRNSALSGHEYVMEVLHGHWSRCYDLFRMNKDVFKLFCGVLKEIFLLKNSRYLSVEEQVAMFLFVIGHNERHRVVAERFQHSISTTSHYFRKNCVGAINGTHISAHVPIDEQIPYRGWKVDTTQNVMCVCSFDMKFTYVVPGWEGSTNNARVLLECATNPDYGFPMPPQGKYYLVDFGYTNMPGFLSPYRGEMYHLGQYTDLNPIGKKELFNYRHSSLRNVIERCFGVLKARFPILKQMHSYDLRIQKYIVIACCGIHNFIRTNAEANVYFDGGEGNSEVQATTLQSTDGTLTDSVEFSIFRTHICEMTQVRDEIADHIWRASRR; this is encoded by the exons ATGGCAACATCCGCATCACATTACTTATTGGATGAGAGTGTTGAAGCTCTTAATCAAATTGATGGAATTAGTGGAGAAGTATACGCAAAAGCTATTGAGAAGTTTGAGAACGAG GATAAAATATCTTTGAACGTTGCTCGGTTCAACAAGGATAATTTACTGGACGATTCAGATAATGAGTTTGGAGAGATTTTGTTATATTTTGCTTGCGAGGAATATAATCAATTATATCTATCTAAGCAACCTTGTAGAAACTCAGCTCTTTCAGGCCATGAATACGTTATGGAAGTGTTGCATGGGCATTGGAGTAGGTGTTATGATTTGTTCAGAATGAACAAAGATGTCTTCAAACTATTTTGTGGTGttctaaaagaaatttttttattaaagaacTCACGATATCTGTCTGTTGAAGAACAAGTGGCTATGTTCTTATTTGTCATTGGCCATAATGAACGACATCGTGTGGTTGCTGAACGATTTCAGCACTCCATCTCAACCACATCTCATTATTTTAGGAAG aatTGTGTTGGAGCTATAAATGGGACTCATATTTCTGCGCATGTTCCAATTGATGAACAAATACCATATCGAGGTTGGAAAGTGGATACAACTCAAAACGTTATGTGTGTATGTTCATTTGACATGAAGTTCACATACGTTGTTCCTGGATGGGAAGGATCAACTAATAATGCACGAGTTCTTCTAGAATGTGCCACAAACCCAGATTATGGATTTCCAATGCCGCCCCAAG GAAAATATTATCTTGTTGATTTTGGCTATACAAACATGCCTGGTTTTCTTTCACCATATCGAGGAGAAATGTATCATTTGGGCCAGTACACAGATCTTAATCCCATAGGCAAAAAAGAGCTTTTCAATTATCGACACTCTTCCTTGAGAAATGTCATTGAGCGGTGTTTCGGCGTGTTGAAGGCTCGCTTTCCAATCCTAAAACAAATGCATTCATATGATCTAAGAATACAAAAGTACATTGTCATTGCTTGCTGTGGGATTCACAATTTTATAAGGACAAATGCAGAAGCAAATGTATATTTTGATGGAGGTGAAGGAAATTCTGAAGTACAGGCCACTACTTTACAAAGCACAGATGGAACTTTGACTGATAGTGTAGAGTTCAGTATTTTTAGAACTCATATATGTGAAATGACTCAGGTTCGTGATGAAATTGCTGATCATATATGGAGAGCTAGCCGACGATAG
- the LOC133818631 gene encoding uncharacterized protein LOC133818631 isoform X3, with product MATQLRSFGELLSVKSEGNINGALPPDELDHVPLIRRRSLLLANKPSNCYSEPSAVESGIGKRLMSHMLVKEEDESCDSPDVLPTSARSPKQVVLAVFAQNQNHADKDCEQVHCKVSCNRIVENSVLDPCLENGNSIQEVGTSGDYLIESSKQIKCTVSNSDVAQVGKLEANISSFPAISTLSEVPAVAHMGNSGNLLHSMGSYIQNSSSTDVPTIKDVLPTSAWSPRKIVLAVFAQKQNHAHKDCEEVHCKVSCHRIVENSVIDRCLENGNYIRDLGICEDCLIESPEQIKISNGDVAKVGKLDANISSYPAISTLSDVPVVAHMGNSGNLLHSMGGCVQNSSVTDVPTIKVKSEISDLIDDDCLDHIVLKERQRMLLSSKLLGMAKPALEISLEASSGNGIQQCDENQKEQTPDVIGVSLMAKNDDRMCSSMEFNSCERQDNMLVYTNDISSSSLSTTLKVKDESHDDNNCQNLDNNAWDTFSFNMHGVKAEMESSNEDDEDETDHICLGNRAKLLKLKDDNEIKSMPFATECSPIAAESAKPFSINRMRKRKKTATDSVETALEEDAPGLLQVLIEKGVSADEIKLYGETESDDALDESSSESFLELESVISKDLSSGRMIGSARIRDGRYLFQHPPKEQPLLHCLASNSMSNCVIDSNS from the exons ATGGCTACCCAATTACGTTCTTTCGGCGAACTACTATCGGTCAAGTCGGAGGGCAATATCAATGGTGCTCTCCCACCCGATGAGCTTGACCATGTTCCACTGATACGTCGCCGGTCCCTGCTACTCGCAAATAAGCCTTCGAATTGTTATTCTGAACCTAGCGCCGTCGAAAGTGGAATCGGAAAGCGATTGAT GTCCCATATGCTAGTTAAAGAAGAAGACGAGAGCTGTGATTCACCG GACGTTCTTCCTACATCTGCAAGGTCTCCCAAACAAGTAGTGCTTGCAGTTTTCGCTCAAAATCAAAATCATGCTGATAAAGATTGTGAGCAAGTTCATTGTAAAGTATCATGCAATAGAATTGTGGAAAATTCTGTACTTGATCCTTGTTTAGAAAATGGAAATTCTATTCAAGAAGTGGGAACCTCTGGAGATTATCTGATTGAGAGTTCAAAGCAAATAAAATGTACAGTTTCTAATAGTGATGTTGCTCAAGTGGGGAAGCTTGAGGCCAATATTAGCAGTTTTCCAGCAATTTCAACACTTTCAGAAGTTCCTGCAGTAGCACACATGGGAAATTCTGGCAACTTGTTGCACTCAATGGGAAGTTATATACAAAACTCTTCTTCTACTGATGTCCCGACAATTAAG GACGTTCTTCCTACATCTGCTTGGTCTCCCAGGAAAATAGTACTTGCAGTGTTTGCACAAAAACAAAATCATGCCCATAAAGATTGTGAGGAAGTTCATTGTAAAGTATCATGCCATAGAATTGTGGAAAATTCTGTAATTGATCGTTGTTTAGAAAATGGAAATTATATTCGAGACTTGGGAATCTGTGAAGATTGCTTGATTGAGAGTCCGGAgcaaataaaaatatctaatggTGATGTTGCTAAAGTAGGGAAGCTTGATGCCAATATTAGCAGTTATCCGGCAATTTCAACACTTTCAGATGTTCCTGTGGTAGCACACATGGGAAATTCTGGCAACTTGTTGCACTCAATGGGAGGTTGTGTACAAAACTCTTCTGTCACTGATGTCCCGACTATTAAGGTGAAAAGTGAGATCTCTGATCTCATTGATGATGATTGTTTAGACCACATTGTGTTGAAAGAGAGGCAAAGGATGCTGCTTTCAAG TAAACTGTTGGGAATGGCAAAACCGGCTCTTGAg ATTAGTTTGGAAGCTTCATCAGGAAATGGTATACAACAGTGTGATGAAAATCAAAAGGAACAAACTCCTGATGTTATTGGAGTATCATTAATGGCTAAAA ATGATGACAGGATGTGTTCGTCCATGGAGTTCAATTCATGTGAAAGGCAGGATAACATGCTTGTATACACAAATGACATTAGTAGTTCATCTTTATCAACCACACTCAAAGTCAAAGATGAATCTCATGATGACAATAACTGCCAAAACTTGGACAACAATGCTTGGGATACTTTTTCCTTTAACATGCATGGGGTAAAAGCTGAAATGGAAAGCTCtaatgaagatgatgaagatgaaacaGACCATATTTGTCTGGGCAATCGTGCAAAGTTGCTGAAGTTAAAAGATGATAATGAGATAAAATCTATGCCTTTTGCCACTGAATGTAGCCCTATTGCAGCAGAATCTGCAAAGCCATTCAGTATCAACCGTATGCGGAAAAGGAAAAAGACTGCCac TGATTCAGTTGAAACAGCTCTGGAGGAAGATGCTCCTGGACTCCTCCAG GTGTTAATTGAGAAAGGAGTATCAGCAGATGAGATCAAACTCTATGGGGAGACAGAGAGTGATGATGCTCTAGATGAGTCTTCTAGTGAAAGTTTTTTGGAGCTTGAATCTGTGATATCAAAG GATCTATCATCGGGGAGGATGATTGGCAGTGCTAGGATTCGTGACGGACGTTATCTCTTCCAGCATCCACCTAAAGAGCAGCCTCTTTTGCATTGTTTGGCTTCAAATTCTATGTCTAATTGTGTTATTGATTCAAATTCTTGA